A region from the Benincasa hispida cultivar B227 chromosome 12, ASM972705v1, whole genome shotgun sequence genome encodes:
- the LOC120092522 gene encoding phosphoglucomutase, cytoplasmic isoform X2, with the protein MAAANGVRRIWVGQNGLLSTPAVSAVIRERVGVDGSRASGAFILTASHNPGGPNEDFGIKYNMENGGPAPEGITDKIYENTKSIKEYLISEDLPNVDVSTIGVSSFSGPEGQFDVEVFDSASDYVKLMKSIFDFESIHKLLSSPKFSFCYDALHGVAGAYAKRIFVEELGAQESSLLNCVPKEDFGGGHPDPNLTYAKELVARMGLGKSSSGEEPPEFGAAADGDADRNMVLGKRFFVTPSDSVAIIAANAVEAIPYFSAGLNGVARSMPTSAALDVVAKNLKLKFFEVPTGWKFFGNLMDAGMCSICGEESFGTGSDHIREKDGIWAVLAWLSILAYKNKANLDGGKLVTVEDIVRQHWATYGRHYYTRYDYENVDAGAAKDLMANLVKLQSSLAEVNGIVKGIRSDVSKVVHGDEFEYKDPVDGSISKHQGIRYLFEDGSRLVFRLSGTGSEGATIRLYIEQYEKDPSKTGRDSQEALAPLVEVALKLSKMQEFTGRSAPTVIT; encoded by the exons ATGGCTGCAGCAAATGGGGTGCGACGTATTTGGGTTGGTCAAAATGGGTTGCTTTCAACTCCTGCTGTGTCTGCTGTCATACGTGAAAGAGTTGGGGTTGAT GGATCCCGAGCATCAGGAGCATTTATTTTGACTGCAAGTCACAATCCAGGAGGTCCTAATGAG GATTTTGGGATTAAATACAACATGGAAAATGGTGGACCTGCACCTGAGGGAATTACTGATAAGATCTATGAAAACACAAAATCAATAAAGGAGTACCTAATTTCTGAAGATCTACCTAAC GTGGATGTTTCCACAATAGGTGTTTCTAGCTTTAGCGGACCAGAAGGACAATTTGATGTTGAGGTTTTTGACTCAGCTAGTGACTATGTGAAGTTGATGAA GTcaatatttgattttgaatctATCCACAAGCTTCTATCCTCTCCCAAATTCTCATTCTG TTATGATGCTCTACATGGTGTTGCTGGAGCTTATGCAAAACGTATTTTTGTGGAAGAGCTTGGTGCACAAGAAAGCTCATTACTGAACTGCGTTCCTAAG GAGGACTTTGGAGGAGGCCATCCTGACCCTAATCTGACTTATGCGAAGGAATTGGTTGCTCGTATGGGATTGGGTAAATCAAGCTCTGGAGAAGAACCTCCAGAATTTGGTGCTGCTGCTGATGGTGATGCAGATCGCAATATGGTTCTTGGTAAAAG GTTTTTTGTCACTCCTTCAGACTCTGTTGCCATTATTGCTGCTAATGCTGTTGAAGCTATTCCATACTTCTCTGCTGGTTTGAATGGTGTTGCCAG GAGCATGCCAACGTCTGCTGCACTAGATGTGGTTGCCAAAAACTTGAAGTTGAAGTTTTTTGAG GTTCCCACTGGCTGGAAATTTTTTGGTAATTTAATGGATGCAGGAATGTGCTCCATCTGTGGTGAAGAAAGTTTTGGAACTG GATCTGACCATATTCGTGAGAAAGATGGAATTTGGGCAGTTTTGGCTTGGTTATCTATTCTTGCTTATAAAAACAAGGCAAACCTTGATGGTGGAAAGCTTGTGACAGTTGAAGATATAGTTCGCCAACATTGGGCCACCTATGGTCGTCATTATTATACTAGATACGATTACGAG AATGTTGATGCTGGAGCAGCAAAGGATTTGATGGCAAATCTGGTGAAGCTGCAATCTTCACTTGCCGAAGTTAATGG AATTGTAAAGGGAATCCGTTCAGATGTGTCAAAAGTTGTCCATGGTGATGAATTTGAGTATAAAGATCCAGTTGATGGTTCCATCTCCAAGCATCAGGGTATTCGATATTTGTTTGAGGATGGTTCACGACTG GTCTTCCGCCTGTCTGGAACTGGCTCTGAAGGTGCAACAATTCGGCTCTACATCGAGCAATATGAGAAAGATCCATCAAAAACTGGGAGAGATTCTCAGGAAGCTCTTGCTCCTCTG GTGGAAGTTGCTCTTAAGCTCTCAAAAATGCAAGAATTCACCGGCCGATCCGCTCCAACCGTCATTACATAA